The genomic region CCTGGACGGACACGGGGACTTCAGCGGGAACGCGCCTGCGGTGTGCACGGAGCCTCTCATCCCCACCAATCCCGGCATCCCTAGCGAGGAGATGGCGAAGATCTCGTGCAGCTTGGAGACCAAAGAGTTGTGGGACAAATTTCACGAGCTCGGCACTGAGATGATCATCACCAAGTCTGGAAGGTAAACGGTCgactgtctttattttattttaattaggcTTATATTTTTTGTTAAGTAGCCTCTCCTATCCAACACAAGATGACATAACAACAATAAGATTAGGCCTactactataataataataggttaATAACATAACACAAATGCTTAAATAGATGAACTGGATTATTGGATCATTATGTATGGATACAATAGGTTCTAAAATCTAATTGGCTAAAGGTAATTTAGGCCTTCTGTACCCAATTCCACCTGTCAGTCACTGTCACATCTTCAGTTAGATCGTGTTTGATTGCATCGTGCGTGACATGTTAAGCCTTTAAAACATATGAAGTGAATAATAAAGCTCATGTACAGCTCTCTGCGCAGCAATCCAAACAGTAAAGTGCACACTCACATGATAACCACACCGCAGAAACGTGCCGCCGTCTGATTTCGACCTTAAACttttttgggggaaaaaaaaagaaagaaacaagctGTGCAATCAAAATATGCAGTAGGCTTATAGGCTATATAGAAAAGTAGTATTTGTAAGTAGGCCTGTAGCCTATTTACTGTGATAAGCTTAGCCTATATTTCATAAAGTTGTATTATAATTCTGTACACTTGGCTGTACCTTACGTAAATGCAAGACACAAATGTCAGGCTGCAGCCACACTGAGGACAATGAGGTCATGTAGTTGTaagcaaactgcagggggtttGCAatctacagttttaaaaaaacaaacatgatataGGCCTATAGGCCTATAATCGGCTCATTCGAATATTTTTAACCAAATTTTAAGCCAACAATTATAAACAAATTGAAAATAGTATTCACAAGCATATTTTCCCACAAGTAGGCATATCATTGCAATGGTTTGCAATTGTATTTAGGAAATACAATTTACAAATAATTCTATTagaaaatgcaatttaaaaaatccaagatacaaacaaacaataaaaacaacaaaaaagttttcTGAGAGGGGAGAGGGAATGGGTTGGAGACGACAtgacctcagtatttctaaacCTTCTGGTTAATACTGCCTATATAGCAATTTAAATTgattctgtaataaaacaaaatacaaatcacACTTGGTCATCAAGTCTGGAAGGTAAAGGGTTgactgtctttattttattttaattagctaTTATTTCTTGTTATGTCGCctacaaaataacaataataatattaacttGTCACGTCTCCAGGAGGATGTTCCCTACCATCCGGGTCTCTTTCTCCGGCGTGGACCAGGACTCTAAATACATCGTGTTGATGGACATCGTCCCAGTAGATAATAAGCGGTACCGGTACGCCTACCACCGCTCGTCCTGGCTGGTGGCCGGCAAGGCCGACCCTCCTCTGCCCGCCAGGTACAGAGACGCACCCTGCACACCTCTCAGAGCCCACATGAACACAATACCCTCAAGTGAGAGAAAAGCTAACAAAAGCCATGTTCCTGTTCCTGGAATAAACATGCTTTTAGAAATATTCGTTTTAAAAGGATTTTTTCATCATTGTAATGGGAAGCAAAGACCAAGAAAGGGAACTTTTCAAACATTATcgtttttatttaacatttaggCCCTTTAAACACAGAGTCTGGCTTGAAAGATGAAATCATATGAACAGGCTATTCCTCCGTATTTTCAACGCGGTCCTTCCATATAAATTACTGTGATGAGTTCCTGATCCAACATTCAAAAGCTTCCTCTGACCTCATAATTCATCCACATGTTCTGACAACTGTGTGAATTATATCTAAAATACATGTcttattttaatgcaattaaGGCATTTTGATGTTTGCGCAATATTTGATATTAGGAATCCTGCGCTCctgtattttgtttatgttaCACAGACGGCTGGTTTATGCCCCAGATGTCGGTCTGAATAGTGTGTATTGCTGACAAACCGTTAGTAAGCTTATATATAGCCTATGTAAAATAGGCTGCCAATAATTATAATAACGTTATTGGCCTAACAGGATTAATaatagtattttattatttttttataatttgttgAACTTCATCATGAGCTCGAACTCCAACTCAAGTCCAAAGAGCTGCGCGAGGCCACCACCGTAATTGAgacaaatgaaataattaaatctTTACTAGGAAGCATCTGGGAATGTTCATGCAACGTTGACTGATGTTGTGAAGATGTCAAATCAGGCAATAGACCAGCTGaagtccttttgttttttttgtgtgtgtcagtgactAAGGGCAATCACAACAGGTCATTCGGTCCTCCGTATTTTCCCCTGAGAATTTGGGAGTTTTAGCTACCTGCGGGAAGTTTGCATTCAACAATTAAAAAGTGACATAGCCTATTTATTTAGACCAGATCGCCTACACTCAATATgaccagtttttaaaaaaggtagtctaaataaataaaggagtTAGTAGCTATTTATCAACCAAATTGTTATTCCTAACTCCATGATGGGAAATACACAttataaaaaatgaattaagaaataatgcttttttttatatctgtCGCTCATGACCAGTTTATCTGAGTAGCCTATTTTAAAAATCCTGCTAAGGCCCTACATGCATGTGGTCTGAACTACAATCCCCAGCATTAACAAAGCTCCAGAGATGCTTGATTAAATCGAACATATTTCTTGGGACAAAGTGGTGCAATGACTGAGAAGTAGGCAATATGTAGGCCATATTTCAAATATCTTTCGCACAGAAGGgctctcagccaatcacagctgaGGATGTGATCCGCTGTTCTTCTCCCCGCAGGTTGTACGTCCACCCGGACTCACCGTTCACCGGAGAGCAGCTGATGAAGCAAATGGTTTCCTTCGAGAAAGTCAAACTGACAAACAACGAACTGGATCAACACGGACATGTGAGCACTTGTTAGCCTACTTTATTCCTCTTTTGTCTcgagaaaataaaatcaaaaaacattaaaagtagCCTGTTAACACATTAGGCTATTTAGTCATGCTTACAGAGGCTTTACTCATGCAAAACACTTAAACTATAGCCTACATTTCAGATGAAAAAACATACTCAAAGCAACGTTTATGAATCTCTGTCATACattggcaaatagctttggcctgtaacatttttaaatagcatAACAACTGCATCTAAATTGACCAGCCAAATGTTGTGGACTTTGTCTTCTGGATATCGCCAAAAATccatgtaaaacatttaaaaagtttaagtTAGACCATTGTGACGTTTAAAGGCCGGCGTGACATTATAATAACTGGCCTGACAAGAGGAGATTGCTCTTTTAATCCTCCTTTCACTGAAGGCATCATGCTAAGCACAAGCAGGCAACAGAAAAACTTCCAAAGCccgaaaaaaaaacatttatggtGCAAGGTTTATCCATTAATTAGGCAGATGtaagagggtgtgtgtgtgtgtgtgtgtgtgtttgtgtgtgtgtgttgcagcctACTTTTCTTTCTACCAGTCTAAAAATAGCTTCCTGACACTGTTTACAGGGAAGTGAccaaaataaatacacagaatGTGCACATAGCCTATATTCAAAGCAAACATGCTGTATTTGCCTTTTCGCCTATTTATGTTACTTTTGTCAGAtacatattattttattctatatATTATATTGGTTTATTCATATGGGTTATTCAGCACTGTTGTAAATGCGACATGTAGCAGGATTTTGAAACTATtactaaaattaataaatgcttAAGTAGCCTTGTATTTTAAATGGCAACATAGCTTTCCCCCCaatttttgcaaaataaacccatcaattattataatataaatcaaatgcacaaataataTTTTTCCATTATTTGATGAAAGGAGATTTCCCCCCCCCCtgttttgtgtaattattaGTGCTGCTAAAAGCCCTGTAAtttgaaaaacaatataattCAATCTTGCGGCACAACAAAACAGGAATGACATTTACTAGTATCTTCATCACAAAgcatttatttcagtttctGTCAAAAAATttatatgaatgaatgattgaaatgaagaaatgttGTAGGCAACTCTATagctacacatttaaaaacagaggTAACCTGAAAGCAATACTGAAGCATTGCTGTATCCAAAATAAATAGCTAAAATTTAGCTGTATGAATTAATTCTATAATAAAGATCAAGGAGACACTCTACttaatactatttaaaaaaacagaacttttttatttatagttcCACTGGTAAAAATTAAAgtatataacatttattttgtatcaACATTCATTTACCTATATTTTCACACCTAGAGCCTGCACCCTTTAGCACCTATCATATTGTGTTAAATATTCTGCACACACATTACATCTGTATTTGAACTGATATTTAGCGTCCTGAGTCAGTGGTTGAGaaagataaatataaactgTTTCCTGGGCTGCAGCCAGACAGAACGCTTGTAGAGGAAAACtcacctgcagctgctgcagtgttAACAACTTTATCTGTTCACACTTGTCTCTCTCTATTCACCCCATTCCttcctctgtctttttattCTTAGTCTCTCTGCACTGTgtcttctttgtcattttacaaacaTAGATGTTTGTTCTTCCTCAAGCCTTTTCCCCTCTGTCTTTGTTGGCCTTTCAGTCCGACCTGTTGgatattttcatttgaaaatacATGCAAAGCTGCACAAAGCCAGCAGCAATAATGAAACTACGAGGCATCATGCTATGCCTCAATGTAAAAAGGTCTCAAATTTACCATTTcacaaaaatgtataatttccTTTAGCAgacttattttaatttttatttatagatttatctatttttgtttcagtttgtttattGACAAAATTTTAACGtattttaaaaaacttaaatatcaGGACAAGAACAATAAAGTCCTAGAAAACACacaggtccatttagtagctgctCTGGAGCTTTCAAATCatacatgatcttcatcagatCAGAGTTGTCCAGTTGTTATGGGATAGATGTTCAAATTGCCATTGTTTCAGAGCACTTTAAGGAATCATCGACCATGTTGGCTTTTAGATACATTTATAAATGCAAAAATATACTGCGGTTGATTTCACTAAAATTATCTTGGTAGATTGGAAAACATTTTAGATTAAAACTTGAAAACTTTACGCAAACAAGATGAAATAGCTCATTTGTTGGAGACTTATcgtattaaaacacatttgttagCAAGTATTTCCAGCAGCACGACAGTGTGTGTGGGATTGAttctaaatgtgtgtttgcatggaaatgaaggaacatgtcacccagtggctcactgatgtgtttagGTTCTATGGAGCTCCATGGCACAGTGGAATAACATACAAGAGAATCCTGAGCCTCATGTATTTATACTAGTTAGACTGTTTGTCATTTCAGTCTCTTGTCCTTGATAGTCTGAACCTGAACATTTACCTGTCTCATAGAATGTCATTGATCCTGGCTCTACTTGTCTTCTGCAGATCATCCTGAACTCCATGCACAAGTACCAGCCGCGGGTCCACATCATCAAGAAGAAGGACCACACCGCCTCGCTGCTCAACCTCAAGTCTGAGGAGTTCCGCACCTTTGTATTTGTTGAGACCGTCTTCACTGCCGTCACGGCCTATCAGAACCAGCTGGTGAGTGATTGACGACTGACACGGGCGGCTGTTATAGGCCATgtgttttgtcttcttctttGGATTAACCTCCAAACTCTGCTGTTGGTTttcattaaacataaaataataataaagctaCAAGCTCTAcatagtagctgttctggagctttttaATTGTATCACACAATCTTCAGTATTAATTTGCCCAGATGGACACGGATGTGTTGATGTTCATActtgcttctttctttttctgagcACTTTAAGGACTTCTCATCCATGTCGGGTTAAATGTTGAGATTGAAAGTTCATCCTTGAACTGAAGAAGATCATATGATACAATGTGAAAGCTGAAGAACAGCTAGCAAACTActgaacaacacaaaacacaaacaatgataCACTAAAATCACAATACCACTCAATGACAAGCACCaaaatatttgtaaataaatgaCTGATCCATCTCTAAAAAAGTTTCAACTTGAGTTTAAAGTGATGCCAGTCATGATCCATTTTGAGTTCTGTGGGAAAGGAGTTATGTCACATTCTGATGATGTCTCTCTGGAAATGAGGATTTACAAAAGGGCACCTTACGGTCCCTCATCATAACAGCAATTAATAGATCACTAATAAATAGAGATGTACAAAGGTGGGCTTATTTTAATGGAGGGTTATCTGAGAAAATAAAGCCAATCAAAATCCAGTGAAATGTCTTTTCTCTTGCTTTTCACTTTACATCAAGTCTCCTCCTAGTTAAACTTTCATTTATATCATAGCAATAATTTAAGGTGATAAACTTAGTTTTGAATCATGACCGTCAGTATTTGGATCAAGTAGCTTGTGAAAAATAAGGTGTGTCAGATTGAGTAGCTCGCTGTTCAGTGTGTCAGATACATATTGAGCAACATTTAGGTAAATATAAGTATTGAAATCGAAGGTGAAGgagattacggtagtaatcttaactcattaccattgacagcaacattgcccagcaccattgctctaaaagttgctccatgtatcatcagcAGATCTATTGTGTTTGAAGTGTTGtggtaacattacagagaaGAGAGCCAAGCTGCAGGAGGGAACATGTTGAAGCGGACAGATTGGCTTGAAGactgagaaaacacaaaaacaaactgctgggtgaatttaaaaaaagggagAAACAATTACAGTTTCCGCTCTCCTGCTGTGTGTTTCCCAGATCACCAAACTGAAGATCGACAGCAACCCGTTCGCCAAAGGTTTCCGGGACTCCTCGCGGCTGACAGACATGGAGAGGTACTGGGGATTCTGGGTCCGGCACTGTTTACTGTCGATAAGATACACAAGgagggaggagtgtgtgtgggtgtggaggACAGTGTTAGATATCCTGCTGCTAAATAGTAAATACAGAcagtgtttatttctctctgtttgtgtcagAGTGAAACAGATAATCCGCTCCATAGTAGGCTTTATCATCTATTTCTTTCtatgattattttctttctgtaattTTCTCCTTAGtatttcactctctcttttttaatttgttcacATCTTTCCTTCTTTCATATGTCTTTCCATCTTTTATCTTTCTATTCTCCATTTCCAGCTTGTCTTCCCTTCTAACCTTGCTCTTTGTCTTTCCTTCCTTGTCACTCTTTCTTCCACGTCTTTCCTTTCTTAGCTTCTTAACATCTTGTCTGTCttgcattttcttctttctttgatTTTAGCGGTCTAGTCTTCCTGGTTCATTCTTtcctttgttgtattttcttttgtccttctttccttctgtcttaCAATTCTAGCCTCATTTAGCcttcccttcttctcctcccttaccttgttgttttgttttttcattcagttttttctttcttttttctttgtttcaccTTTCCTTATTGACTTTctcatatttttttctttaatcccCTTCCTTTTTGTCCATTTATTAGCTAATTTTTGTCTTCTACTTTTTTAATTGTCTctccatttttatttgttgtttctttctttttcctagTAGTGTACTGTAGTTTTATTCTGTATTATATTCTCACTGTTTTACCTATTGTACCATATTATGCATGAGACAAAtgccgcacacacacactcacacacacacacacacacagacacacagacacacattcacacacacacttacagttgCAAATCATCATCCAAAGGATTTTTATGGACGctgccaaaacacacacttctTGTAATTCCTGATTCCGGCACTACAGCCAAAATTAGCTGACAAAATCAAACCATCTGCCCATTTCCCTCAATCAAACATCCCAAACCAGAGATGGCTGAAACAAGGccagacccccccccctcctcctccttcttcttctctgtctctctctttttgagGGCTGTGAATTAGACCTGATCAATTGATCTTCAGGGAGCTGCAGAAATCACATTAGTCTGGAGTCGGCCACTGCACTAAAACACACTGTAATTCAATTGGCTGCAGTGACTGATTGAAACCAGCATGCCCCGCCCCCCCCTCCCCTTGGCCTCCCCCTGGCCTCCCCCTTGCCCTCCCCCTGGCCTCCCCCTTGCCTCCCCCTTGCCTTGCCGTGCATTGTGGGAGTTCGCTGTGGCCTCTGTGCCGGAGGGGCCCGACgctgataaaaacacacacatttgtactcCTCTGCTGACAGATATTGCACTTTCCTAACCTAATTGGAGGGGCGGGAGCTGCAGAGGGGGGCTGCTAATGTGGACGCATGGCTCTCATGATGCAGACCACTTGCCTgtccacccacccacacacacacacacacacactacctcCCCCAACAATTTGTGTCACTGTGTTTGAGAAGTGCTATCTGACAAGACTCAAATGAGCTAATGCACTTCGTGGGATTgtgaacatgcacacacaaacacacacataaaaatctACATGCACAGTCTACACAAATATGACAACAACTGCACTCAGAGCGGGCGCACATATTTTCAgacatgtaaacaaaaacactacATGAACGCAAACTACTGACAAGTGAGACTTCATACAGGTAGAACTCTAATAACAACTATCAAAATATTGGACCCTGTGAAAACTATTGCCactgtaatgtttttaaaacacaagattacattttttaaacatgttttaaaaaaaatctaaatgaagaaaatgtgttaaaaaattaTGGAGAAAAGGGACAGATTTTTGAAAACAAAGGTGTGGGAGGTGAGTCACAAGTTTTGCCAGCAGTTACTGCAATATGTGATCAAATATTCTGAGATATCTATATAcatatctatatagatatagatataaatTTAAGTGTGTGCATTGTTTTAATATAGAGGTTCAACTCCACAAAATTAATATctacaatgaaaaaaaagagatttatttTGGGGCTCTCTCTTCGGCTTTTGCTGCAGGGAAAGTGTTGAGAATCTGATCCACAAGCACTCGTACGCCCGGTCGCCAATCCGAACCTACACCGGCGAGGAGGAGAACCTAAGCGAGGACGGACACGCCGCACACGCAAGAGGTGAGTAGCTTTCACACCCACAAAATATCATGTCAGTACAGATACAGGAGATGAGAGCGAAGACTGATGTTTTTCTGTacttttcttattgtcaacaaatcctatgAAAAGACCTAAATCAACAATCCATCTCTCAATACTGTCTGACTTGCACCTGACACTAAGTTCCAAGCCTGTTGGTTCATACTTAATCTTTAAATACAGTAATTTGCATATTTATCTTTAACCTAAATATATATCACCCTAATATTTACATCTGCCCTGTGTCTCCTGCAGGCTCGGCGTTCACCGCCTCAGACAACCTCTCCCTGAGCTCCTGGGTCACTACCACTTCAGGCTTCTCTGGCTTCCAGCACCCACAGTCCCTGACAGCCATGGGCACCGGTACTGCCTCCCTGCCTCACCCCATCCAGGGCTCCCTCCCCCCCTACAGCCGGCTGGGCATGCCGCTGACACCCACTGCTCTAGCTGGAACCATGCAGGGCAGCGGGCCGTCCTTCCCTTCCTTTCACATGCCCCGCTaccatcattacttccagcagGGGCCCTATGCTGCCATTCAGGGACTCCGCCACTCCTCCACAGTCATGACACCTTTTGTATGACTCCATCCTGGGGAGGATCCTTGCTCTGATGCTCATCCCCAAACCAATGCAACCAGTTATTTCTCCACTCATGACTCCTCATCCTGTTTATATCTTTACCCCTGGTCTTTGTAAATAGTTCAGCTTCATTGAGTGAGGAGAAGTGGATGTGGCATAATGATCCAGAAAATTTGGAAAATAGGACTGCGGTGCCTCCATAGGACCTGTGGACACATCATCCGTCCTGTGCTTTCTAGGAACACTTTAGTGTCATTGTACAAACACTTTCAACCACAATACAAACT from Micropterus dolomieu isolate WLL.071019.BEF.003 ecotype Adirondacks linkage group LG03, ASM2129224v1, whole genome shotgun sequence harbors:
- the tbx20 gene encoding T-box transcription factor TBX20 isoform X2, which encodes MEYTSTPKPQLSSRANAFSIAALMSSGKPNKDKETEENTIKPLEQFVEKSSCNQQSLADLSSLDGHGDFSGNAPAVCTEPLIPTNPGIPSEEMAKISCSLETKELWDKFHELGTEMIITKSGRRMFPTIRVSFSGVDQDSKYIVLMDIVPVDNKRYRYAYHRSSWLVAGKADPPLPARLYVHPDSPFTGEQLMKQMVSFEKVKLTNNELDQHGHIILNSMHKYQPRVHIIKKKDHTASLLNLKSEEFRTFVFVETVFTAVTAYQNQLITKLKIDSNPFAKGFRDSSRLTDMERESVENLIHKHSYARSPIRTYTGEEENLSEDGHAAHARGSAFTASDNLSLSSWVTTTSGFSGFQHPQSLTAMGTGTASLPHPIQGSLPPYSRLGMPLTPTALAGTMQGSGPSFPSFHMPRYHHYFQQGPYAAIQGLRHSSTVMTPFV
- the tbx20 gene encoding T-box transcription factor TBX20 isoform X1 — protein: MEYTSTPKPQLSSRANAFSIAALMSSGKPNKDKETEENTIKPLEQFVEKSSCNQQSLADLSSLDGHGDFSGNAPAVCTEPLIPTNPGIPSEEMAKISCSLETKELWDKFHELGTEMIITKSGRRMFPTIRVSFSGVDQDSKYIVLMDIVPVDNKRYRYAYHRSSWLVAGKADPPLPARLYVHPDSPFTGEQLMKQMVSFEKVKLTNNELDQHGHIILNSMHKYQPRVHIIKKKDHTASLLNLKSEEFRTFVFVETVFTAVTAYQNQLITKLKIDSNPFAKGFRDSSRLTDMERDLFWGSLFGFCCRESVENLIHKHSYARSPIRTYTGEEENLSEDGHAAHARGSAFTASDNLSLSSWVTTTSGFSGFQHPQSLTAMGTGTASLPHPIQGSLPPYSRLGMPLTPTALAGTMQGSGPSFPSFHMPRYHHYFQQGPYAAIQGLRHSSTVMTPFV